cattataatatttacgttgaacgtattcatttatattctgTACTTAATAGGATATCCTTATAGACAATTCCTGTTTGtgtgtgttatttttaaatttgatttatcgTATAGTATAAATGGGTATACTTGATTATCACGTGtcgtactttattttttatatatattttgtaggtGTATAAAAATTGTACTAACGCTTTGCGATTTTATTCTAGGAACTGCTATGCGTCTGACAGCCTTGCGATACCATAacactttgattttaattaaaaaaaggtgttTCATTTGTTTCAGATTACCCTAGCGGTAATTCTACAAATCGCTCTAGTATCGGGAAAGGCGTTAATACCACAAGATCAACAAGCTCAGCAACAGTTAGAACAGAAAGGACAAATAAATTCTGCTCAGAAACGTGTCGGATACGACTACCCTGCACCGTCAAATGACTTAATCAATCCATTCCAAGATCATGACAACTTACATCCACACGACGGTCATCATGAAGTTGTCGAACAACATGTTGACGAATATCATGGCCATGATGACCACAGTCATCACCTAGAAGAACATCATATCGAAGAGCATCATGACCATGAGGATCACCACGACCCCCACGACCACCACGATCATCATGACCACCACGACCATCACGACCCTGGTTATTGGAAGAAAAAGCTAATATGGAAACCAGGATGGAAGAAAATTTGGAAACCAGctaaaaaacaaatttggaAGCCATCTTGGAAAAAAATTTGGAAGCCAATCTGGGTACCAACAAAAATACCTGTTTGGAAAGAAATTAAAGTACCAGACTGGAAAAAGATTTACAAACCCGAATGGAAACCTATCAAAGTGCCCGCTTGGAAAGAAGTTAAGGTTCCGGATTGGAAGAAAATAACAATTCCTGTTTGGAAAGATATTGTTGTTCCTGGGTGGAAAGATATTCAAGTACCTGCGTGGAAAAAGCTATGGAAACCAGAATGGGTAAAGGTTGGTATACCAGGcgaaaaatatttaggtaaGGATCATGAAGGTTGGGAATATACGTCTCACGATTTATGGAAAAAGAAGTTAATATGGAAACCTATATGGAAAAAATACTGGAAGCCAGctaaaaaacaaatttggaTTCCTGATAAAAAGTTAGTGTGGAAAGACCAGTGGAAGCAAATATGGAAAACAGAAAAACAACAAATTTGGATTGATGACAAGAAACTCGTATGGAAAGAAGCTTGGCAGCAGATTTGGAAACCGTCGAAAAAACTAATTTGGGTGCCTGACAAAAAACTAGAATGGAAGGAAGCATGGAAACAGATTTGGGTTCCAGACTGGAAAGAAATTTGGGTACCAGGAGTTAAGAAGATATGGAGACCCGTATGGATATCTGAGTGGTTCCCTTCACCCGATCACCACGAGCATGTACACAGTTGGGACAGAAACGACAATAACTTAGCTGCCAGTCAAAAATCAGTAGCAGTGCAACCAGCTCCACAAAAAGTAGTGCCACAACAaccaaaacaacaacaacaacaacaaccacAACAGCAACCGCAACAACAATCAATCTGGCAGtttccaaaataatttattaaaagcttaAGATATAGTCGTACATGTGTAAATATGAGTCAAAGATTACCTTTTAAGTTCTGACTTCAGAAATAAATGGCAGATGAAGTCAGAACACGAAGCTGGCTACAGATACGAGGAATAATCGCATCGCATTCTGCAAATAGGTAAttactgttttataaataaatctgtttGCGTTGCGAAAAAAATACAGGTGCGATGCGATTGTTAATCCCAGTTTAGAAACATGTTCTGTAGTAGTAAAGTTTTAAGTGAAAAGCTTTAATAGGTCCTTTTTAATACTAGGACTCAGTCATTAATCGAAAAATATCTCACCTCCATAATTTTCGTATCTATTTTATCGGATGAATGAATTCTGCAATTATAGAATTTCATCTACCCAGTTGCAATAAAAGTTCATTCGGCCTGTTTACAGTTTATAATTCCGAATATCTGATTTCATTCTCCATTGGGTCGTAAACGTTGTTATTGAATGCAGTTACGAGGACGGACAAATGAGTTCatttatgatttttgttttttaaatattaccataAAATTTCGATgatcatatttttgtataaatatggaATTGGTGAATAATTGAGGTTTTATTATTGGTGAAAACAAAGTGAGTCGTATTCATAAGTGAAATAATTTCTGTTCAAAATCGGATGTCAGATGTTTGCTGATGacgcaaattatatataaagcagTTTCAAAAAatgaatgatagattatatCGACTgagtatgttattaaaattctcGTTGTTGAGATATTTGTACCCACTGATGCTGTGTATGTTGATTTATGTgtattgttaagtttattattagtttaagttGTTAGCTGATATAGCGGAACCAATGAAATAAAGAATAAGGTTTTGTTTTAGaaaagactatttttttaatacctatactattaaaaatatatctcaatatttaaattttcacaaaCTCCTCGATTCGTTTagaatctaatataaaatatattaattcttttagatttttatactttaacaaaacgtatcatgataatttaattgtatttaaatctctttaaaaatatatatgtcggagaagcaggatgccgaacagttgggttcggggattgatccgacatttgtaagactatgtgggcgtgcaatggagatattcataaaataaaacgtatttaatatcgtctaatcactgtattaattgatacaataatcgtacaccgcaataatatcaaaggattacaataattcatctcgattaagagcaaatgggtttgcaagcaaccatcgcattcgagaagcttgtcaaaacataacgactcgcgttgccatgacgcttacaactccattcggggtgacccgctcttataagtaaatcagccatcaaacattattgccaactactcgattcattaattatccaaatcaacaaccaaagtaaccacgctccgatacggccatcctgcactatcacacgtcctcgtgtgtctcgttgctgtaaacctcctcgtctgtaaacaataaaacaacaaatgtacacatcataacccgcttggccattctgaccaccacacgatgaatattataaccgtCCATGCTATCTCAATAGCATAATATTCTCTAGCAGCATAACTTTACAAGGTAAGCGACCAGCAAGACCACCAAGGTCTATTTACGCCACTAAGTCAAtctcttgccaccaaggctgtcatttgccaccaaggccaattttgtcaccaagtcaatcacttgccaccaaggccatcatttgccaccaaggccaactttgtcaccaagtcaatctcTAGTAGGGTCATTATGCCATGCTTTCTCttaccaagtaatttgttaacaccgaaatcaaaacaaaatgaaaactgcccACCGTTATCAATAAAGAATAAGCCTACAGTTGGCTTCATCGTGCAGACATCCACTCGACGTTCCACAACCGActcgcttgttttgtttttcccTCTTCGCACAACGCATCGATATGTGGCTTCGCTCGCCGCAGGAAAAACACGTCAACAGGGATATTTTCTTCGAGACGTCCATTGTATTTCTTGCTTGCTTGAGCTTTGGCGTTGTTAACCTGCTGCGTGAGCCTGCGTGGTCTGATATGTGttctgatcccacttctgatgtcggagaagcaggatgccgaacagttgggttcggggattgatccgacatttgtaagactatgtgggcgtgcaatggagatattcataaaataaaacgtatttaatatcgtctaatcactgtattaattgatacaataatcgtacaccgcaataatatcaaaggattacaataattcatctcgattaagagcaaatgggtttgcaagcaaccatcgcattcgagaagcttgtcaaaacataacgactcgcgttgccatgacgcttacaactccattcggggtgacccgctcttataagtaaatcagccatcaaacattattgccaactactcgattcattaattatccaaatcaacaaccaaagtaaccacgctccgatatatatattagaagtaTCTGATTTcagagtaatatatatattcttattttcataCTCAGTTAAGTGTGAAGCTTGCATTAATTTAGTTTGATAGTCCACAAAATGTAATACGATTTACCATTATTATACATatcattactttaataatatgcaTACGCATGACGTGAATTGAATAAAGAGTATTAGTacgcataaataattatttatgcgtaataacctttaattataattaaataaatttattaacataagaattgataatattaagtgcttaaatatacacaaatatgaattaaaaatagttactgtataaatcttcaccgcgtggaatggtggcaagaatgctagcagcatttccccgttgaatcgcaattccaatcctttgggctaaaaacgaaccagccctcctgttacccgtggaggcaataagacgaggtgttatacttttgatgaagcttttgcaccattactccaaagGCCAATATCATAGCTGCGTTTGACTATGGGTTAATTATCGGCATGAAAAACGGCTcttcaaatcaattattatttattaaactaacttTCTCACAACTAGGACatagtttcaataataaattacaattgacATATATGACAATAACATCATAATAAGAAAGTAGGTTGCATAtcatagatttatattaagcatCCGTAAACCAAAATGCATACTTATTGGAATAAAgcataatatttagattttttaaaggaTAATATTGTGCACAGTCTTGTTAGGATTACTTATAGTGTTCTTTGGATCATATACGcgacttattatttaaagttttttgtattagttttttttaacaaacattatatacgagtaaaataatgtttgaatttaCAAGTAATcgattttcgtttaaaaatcgaattatatttattaataacatggtTAAATATAAGATCGCCGCATGATTCAGATGgaaatattatttcgtatataCCACCAGTAACCACGGCTATGTAACGCGGTGTACTCCAGATCTGTTTAACAGTAGAGAAGTCCAGAGTGCGAGCAGGTCAGTTACCAGCTGCTACTATGATATTACTATGGTATGAGGCAtctcctttttaatattaatggatatttttaaacaaacctgcacaaaatcctactacgatattataattatattataaaattcatattgacacgttttaacaaaaaaatctggATCATAATGCAATACATTCTATTACCTGTGACAGTTTTATCGCATTTGAAAATTAGATTAGACGTCATTCGTGTTTGGCTGCTGCAATCTAgctattttgaaaatggaatttcGATGCCTCGTTTGACACATAATAACTCAAACATACCTATTTCGttcaattctaaatataaaattgttgttatcGAACAGTAATGTAACTTAACATTTAGCCTTCACGTAATATAAAGCTGTCTGATTGTCTGattgttccgactaatctctagaacggctggaccgattttgaagagactttcactggcagatatctgatgtaataaggagtaacttcggctacttttattttagaattatatataaatgcaatgtccaaatactgtccagtaccgcGCGCAGCCCTGCGCATACCACCACTTTGCCGTCACTTCGGACgcctcccaccaacgacttaatatcacaaaagctgcctaatgcagaattaataagttatagtaaaatctgggaacaataactttttttaacgcGAGCTCAGCTAGTATCTAATCATTGTAAAATAGCGTATCATCTTAAGCTAGTTTTAATACGAGTTAAGTAGGaagtttttacagaatagctcttatactttcaaatataatgacgtgtattatttcatttaattgtatattatgtttcgATTCTATTTCGATAGATACGAATAGGAATCGATGTCATGAAATATAAAGCCTACGTACTGTTGTCGTTGGACGTTCAGTACGTATGTATCCGTTGTATGTGACCACAATGCGCTCGACTGCATCGCTTGCGGgaacaataaaaactttatatgaaACTATGGCGATACTTTTATGTATCTACCGCTTAATGCTTTATACTGGCTTAATCGAACTCAAGTTAAAGTATTCCTGGTAGACATTGTTATCAACATGTGTTCCaacctttaatattatttataattttgaacccTGCGAAACGATTTATGACATCATCAATTTACCACTTACcttcattacatttaaaactaaagGTTAGTTTGTGCGTCGCGGTTCACCCAAGCTAAAGTTTGTTCATTTCTGTTTCATTCGGTTATGGATATACTGCTCCCAGTCTTAAGTTTGTAGCATAAagacatttatatacatatgaatataCACAATGGccgtaaccgatgattgtgggttcaaatccaggcaaccgttgaattttcatgtgctctaatctgtgtttataattcatctcttgctcagCGATGTAGGATTGAAGAAACTTACATGtgtcttaatatatttacgttcacaagtaatttaatatttaattttatttcaaaatgaaagTTTACTAACATCACTGATAAACTATCAACAAGGTACGTAAAAGTATAttcctaaattataaatttttaactaaaaactttAGACGTGTGTGATTTTACCGATTCGTTTTAAAGCTAAAGTGGATATGACAATAATCCTTGGAGTCGAGTCCGACCAGCTTGGGGGGATGTATATTGTTAAGAGTTGAGGCTTTTCGTCACACCTCTAGAACTCAAcgggatatttaaaaaaaaagattaagttcgtttttttcaatatatacaaaataaaataattgcgcTTAACTGCATACTTAAACACGTAACGTACAATGTtagcgatataaaaaaaaaaccgtcggAAACAATTTactcgaaatatttaaatccgTTGACGAATTTCACAAACGTATATCACACAATGCGAACCTTCAAAGCAGTCGTCGACAAAGGCAATGCATTCCAACAATTCCGCGTGGTATCCTTTGTTTTGCCATATCAATGATGAGAACAAACTGTTAACTAAACAAAATCGAATTTCTGTGATACTTACTTACTTGGAAAATACTGTTCATTTTGAGTGTGTGAGTGTTGGTGTATGAAAACATTGACCTTGAaaatcattacatacattttgttgtataaatattatacttacatatatacaaattgcCTGTGACGTCAACGTAATAAATGATGCCCATAATAATGTATGGCGTTCTAAgaccaaaaacaaaaaacaatcaaattttattcgttATCTTAGTCacaggacatttttttttcttttcaacattctttaaaattatagggTTTATTGTTACGTAAATACTAGCGGGTCAATAAATTACGGTCAAAATAGGTTAAATGTTGCTATTCCGAACTATTCattcacaaaattattaacCTAAAGTAACGCCGGCTGAAGTCAAAGGGAACTGTGCGGGGAGCGGGTGAGCGGCTTCGTCCAACACTCGCGCTGCCGCCTGGCGTTGCTATTTTACAGGTTATTAAACTAACCATTGTAAATTGAGTTTTACTATTGTTAATTTCCGTATGAagtattttgttcgaaaatttcACTTTCTTATTATTCGTATAggtattaataagtattaatggtCGTTTCATTTAATGTGATGACTTCGGCGGCATTCTGTATAATATTCGAATAGTCGAAGATAAACACCATTATCCTCCTTGACATCGTTGTTAGTGGTTACGTCACCACGTCATCGGGATTCAATGCGAGCACAAAACGAAGTATAAACTGAAtcgttcaaattaattaaagttttaaagtgATTAAACActacacatattattttatcttatgttacgtaatactttttaaaattattagtcgATATGTTCtttttagcaataaaatataaacagtgaaagtaaataaaatataattcaaaacttattcttatttacaaatacttcAACCTTACTAATACACGTTGCCTTTTTTTGACTCACTACCTATCCCGATATCCTTTCTTTTTATGTAACAAACATTGAAtgtaaaagaattataaaacttttaaacactctatgctaatattttatattcagttaAAAACACTGTCTCTCTACAATGGCGTCGAAATACAAAGATTATTCCAAAATCGACACGTAATACAACGAAATGAattatgttgttatttaaaattttatattatgagaCGTGACCGAAAACGAACTACCAAATTAATGATGACGATTTTTAAAATGTcctgttaatttatttgaatcttaTGTCAATaatacattgttaaataatgtatattactcaatacaatattatataaacgataAGAAGGCGTAAAATTAGCCGTTGTTGATTTCCAAtggtagataataataattactgattttcttgcaGGTTCCTCacggtaaaatatacatttcgaaCCGACGGTAGTTTAACATCTAATTCAATTCTATAACATGACAAAGTATTgaagtctttttttatattatattgaccaAGCAGATTAAGTAACGCGGCTTCATCAGTCTACCTAGTTCGAAAAGTTACACCAGGAGGgcaattttacaaattatcacTTCGAATCGAATCGTATTGGTTGCCGTTCAACCTTTTTCCAATTCTGCTAACATAATCCAGTTGCGGTGCGGTCGAAGTTGAATCGAATTAAAATGAGGAACATATCATAACCGTATTTAATTAGCTTAATTATGCCAATTACGATTTAGCTGAGGTTTATTTCTGTGAGAAATAAAATCGAGAACGTAGCCGTTATAAGTTAGTAGAACTGGCCTCCGGGTATACGATTAAAACTGTgttcattttgtaaaaaagaGCTGTccggtatttttatttataatttttaaattcgaaatacCCTCTTTGGCTGGCTAATCTTGAAGTTAATATTTAGTTGATTATTTGATGCAAAGacatagcctattccaatagaagtacgaaaaaagataaacaaaccttggaTTTGCTAATAACTGCTAAATTGTAcgctactaagagtttatgattaagatatttttgtttataatacaacactattaaactTAACTACGTATTTCCGATTTaactttatttccaaaattccgataacagtttagacgacgttcaaaacgccattttgttCGCAAAACactagtgaatatcatagattaatcaagcacTCAACCAATGATGTaacgtcaatttgctgtcaaatgttgtttatttggcttttttgaagattggaatagagtatagtatACAAAATTTACTGTATTctattaacatacatatgtttataaattatttatataaaagagtaGGTAATTATTGGCTTTAATTTTCCGTTCCTCAGTTGTTCGATTGCACCGATATATCGAATTGatagctttataaaaa
This genomic window from Vanessa atalanta chromosome Z, ilVanAtal1.2, whole genome shotgun sequence contains:
- the LOC125076011 gene encoding uncharacterized protein LOC125076011; protein product: MRGIWSLVITLAVILQIALVSGKALIPQDQQAQQQLEQKGQINSAQKRVGYDYPAPSNDLINPFQDHDNLHPHDGHHEVVEQHVDEYHGHDDHSHHLEEHHIEEHHDHEDHHDPHDHHDHHDHHDHHDPGYWKKKLIWKPGWKKIWKPAKKQIWKPSWKKIWKPIWVPTKIPVWKEIKVPDWKKIYKPEWKPIKVPAWKEVKVPDWKKITIPVWKDIVVPGWKDIQVPAWKKLWKPEWVKVGIPGEKYLGKDHEGWEYTSHDLWKKKLIWKPIWKKYWKPAKKQIWIPDKKLVWKDQWKQIWKTEKQQIWIDDKKLVWKEAWQQIWKPSKKLIWVPDKKLEWKEAWKQIWVPDWKEIWVPGVKKIWRPVWISEWFPSPDHHEHVHSWDRNDNNLAASQKSVAVQPAPQKVVPQQPKQQQQQQPQQQPQQQSIWQFPK